Proteins from a genomic interval of candidate division KSB1 bacterium:
- the aceA gene encoding isocitrate lyase translates to MNNNFDEIRDLNQSWQTDPRWHGIERTYTAEDVIKLRGTVRIEHTLARLGAERLWELTNTEPYINALGAQTGNQAVQMIQAGLKAIYLSGWQVAADANLAGLTYPDQSLYPADSAPSLARRINNALQRADQIHSLEGKNSIHWFAPIVADAEAGFGGNLNAFELMKAMIQAGAAGVHFEDQLSSMKKCGHMGGKVLVSHNSFIQKLISARLAADVAGVPTVVIARTDANGANLLQSDYGAVDEPFLTGETTPEGFCRIRGGLEIAIARSLEYAPYADMLWCETSKPDVGEAREFAQAIHEKFPGKLLAYNCSPSFNWKANLDDKTIAEFQNLLGEMGYKFLFVTLAGFHSLNTGMFELARGYKSEGMAAYARLQEREFELEREAGYSAVKHQKFVGAGYFDAIQMTVTNGQASTSALKGSTEEEQFAEAVAA, encoded by the coding sequence ATGAACAACAACTTTGATGAAATCAGAGACCTCAATCAATCCTGGCAAACAGACCCACGCTGGCACGGAATCGAAAGAACCTACACCGCGGAAGACGTAATCAAGCTGCGGGGCACGGTGCGAATCGAACACACTCTCGCTCGTCTGGGAGCAGAACGATTATGGGAATTGACCAACACCGAGCCTTACATAAACGCCCTCGGAGCCCAAACCGGTAATCAGGCCGTGCAAATGATTCAAGCCGGCTTAAAAGCAATTTATTTAAGCGGCTGGCAGGTAGCGGCTGACGCAAATTTAGCAGGTCTCACCTACCCCGATCAAAGCCTCTATCCCGCCGACAGCGCGCCAAGCCTGGCCAGGAGAATTAACAACGCCCTGCAGCGGGCAGACCAGATTCACAGTCTTGAAGGCAAAAATAGCATCCACTGGTTTGCACCGATCGTAGCGGACGCTGAAGCCGGCTTTGGCGGCAATTTAAATGCTTTCGAATTGATGAAAGCCATGATCCAGGCCGGAGCCGCCGGGGTGCATTTCGAAGATCAGTTATCCTCCATGAAGAAATGCGGTCACATGGGCGGCAAGGTTTTGGTTTCTCACAACTCCTTCATTCAAAAGCTTATCTCAGCCCGCCTGGCAGCAGATGTCGCCGGGGTTCCAACTGTCGTAATTGCCAGAACAGATGCAAATGGCGCCAACTTGCTGCAAAGCGATTACGGTGCGGTCGATGAACCTTTCTTGACAGGTGAGACCACTCCCGAAGGCTTTTGCCGAATTCGCGGCGGCCTTGAAATCGCGATTGCTCGATCTCTTGAATACGCGCCTTATGCAGACATGCTCTGGTGTGAAACTTCCAAGCCGGATGTTGGCGAAGCACGCGAGTTTGCCCAAGCCATTCATGAGAAATTCCCAGGGAAACTGCTTGCCTACAATTGTTCACCTTCATTTAACTGGAAGGCAAACCTGGATGACAAAACCATCGCTGAATTCCAAAATTTGTTGGGAGAGATGGGTTACAAATTCCTATTTGTGACCCTGGCAGGTTTTCATTCGTTGAACACCGGCATGTTCGAGTTGGCACGCGGCTACAAAAGTGAAGGCATGGCGGCTTATGCGCGGCTGCAGGAACGGGAATTTGAATTGGAGCGCGAAGCCGGCTACAGCGCGGTCAAACACCAGAAGTTTGTCGGCGCCGGCTACTTTGATGCTATTCAAATGACAGTCACCAACGGCCAGGCTTCGACCAGCGCACTAAAAGGTTCAACTGAGGAAGAGCAGTTTGCCGAGGCAGTGGCAGCGTAA
- a CDS encoding malate synthase A — protein sequence MSVSGIEIKGEVTREFEGILTEDALQFIAKLQRKFAGTRASLLEKRIVRQAEIDAGNMPDFLQETDNIRNDSSWQVGPIPDDLQSRRIEITGPVERKMMINALNSGSNVFMADFEDANSPTWFNLVQGQINLRDAVNRTISFTNPNGKQYKLNEEIATLLVRPRGWHLNEKHILVNGHPISASIFDFGLYFYHNAKNLLQNSSGPYFYIPKLESHLEARLWNDVFCMAQDELGIPHGAIKVTVLIETILAAFEMDEILYELRDHIAGLNAGRWDYIFSVIKKFRNRTDALLPDRAQITMTVPFMRAYTELLVTTCHKRGAHAIGGMAAFIPNRKDPEVTEIALAKVREDKERESNDGFDGTWIAHPDLMTVAKEPFDKILNGNVHQKERKREDVRITAKDLLNFNIPGGEITEEGLRHNIRVALQYLESWLNGTGAVGIYNLMEDAATAEISRAQIWQWLHNPDTKLSDGREVTPELYRSCFSEEQEKIKSMVGDERYSSGKYELASQLFDRFATEEKFTDFLTLIAYKHL from the coding sequence ATGAGCGTAAGCGGTATTGAAATCAAGGGGGAAGTGACTCGGGAATTTGAGGGAATCTTAACTGAAGACGCTTTGCAGTTTATAGCGAAACTGCAGCGCAAGTTTGCAGGCACCCGCGCCAGCCTGCTGGAAAAACGCATCGTAAGGCAAGCTGAAATCGACGCTGGAAACATGCCTGATTTTCTCCAGGAAACAGACAATATCAGAAACGATTCAAGCTGGCAGGTTGGCCCTATTCCAGACGATTTGCAAAGTCGCCGGATAGAAATCACCGGACCGGTCGAGCGCAAGATGATGATCAACGCGTTGAATTCCGGTTCAAATGTTTTCATGGCGGATTTCGAGGATGCTAACTCACCTACCTGGTTTAACCTGGTGCAGGGACAAATCAACCTTCGCGACGCAGTAAACCGCACCATTTCCTTTACGAATCCAAACGGCAAACAATATAAATTAAATGAAGAAATTGCCACCCTTCTGGTCCGGCCACGCGGTTGGCACCTCAATGAAAAACACATACTGGTTAATGGCCACCCCATTTCGGCATCGATTTTCGACTTTGGACTCTACTTTTATCACAATGCAAAGAATTTGCTTCAAAACAGTTCCGGTCCATATTTTTACATTCCGAAACTCGAAAGCCATTTAGAGGCCCGGCTGTGGAATGACGTTTTTTGTATGGCACAGGATGAACTTGGTATTCCACATGGCGCCATTAAAGTCACGGTGCTCATCGAAACTATCCTGGCCGCATTTGAGATGGATGAAATTCTTTACGAGCTCCGCGACCACATTGCCGGGCTTAACGCCGGCCGCTGGGATTATATTTTCAGCGTCATTAAAAAATTCAGAAACCGGACGGACGCCCTGCTTCCGGATCGTGCGCAAATTACCATGACCGTCCCTTTTATGCGCGCGTACACCGAGCTTCTGGTAACAACCTGTCATAAACGCGGGGCACACGCGATTGGCGGCATGGCCGCTTTCATTCCGAACCGAAAAGACCCTGAAGTGACCGAAATTGCCCTGGCAAAGGTCCGGGAAGACAAAGAACGCGAATCAAACGACGGCTTCGATGGCACCTGGATCGCCCACCCGGATTTGATGACAGTTGCCAAAGAGCCATTCGACAAAATTTTAAACGGCAACGTCCATCAGAAAGAACGAAAAAGAGAGGATGTCCGGATTACCGCAAAGGACCTTTTAAATTTCAACATTCCCGGCGGAGAAATCACGGAAGAAGGATTGAGACACAATATTCGAGTAGCTCTGCAATATTTGGAATCCTGGCTGAACGGCACAGGTGCGGTGGGAATTTATAATTTAATGGAAGATGCCGCAACCGCTGAAATCTCCCGCGCCCAGATCTGGCAGTGGCTGCATAATCCGGATACAAAACTTTCCGATGGAAGAGAAGTGACGCCTGAGCTGTATCGCTCTTGCTTTTCTGAGGAACAGGAAAAAATCAAATCCATGGTCGGAGATGAACGCTACAGCTCAGGTAAATATGAATTGGCGAGTCAACTTTTTGACCGATTTGCTACTGAAGAAAAATTCACTGACTTTCTAACATTAATCGCTTACAAACATTTATAA